From Leptotrichia hofstadii, a single genomic window includes:
- a CDS encoding autotransporter outer membrane beta-barrel domain-containing protein, protein MKKRLLLGIVLLGINSFSKMTITSYNNGSSVSNGSLTEAGHNFSGIVQFLGNQGGTYVIKLDSGTKIETGTRFDLDPNTTITIEGANGTIGTIVNGSSAYPVGAPVSTKHYYFWQDLDENSATLPESGVLNGNLYTPSVISRSNNASTAITHVTTNVLPPNTASTTTPGISTPTPSTPSTGTTPITGNVAPSNKRKKVLVIPRSRVDLDLVENAKMTMIKNVEKKIEKGEWDLNIEYVGGVGTKYTDKTHDTLQYNGKSNGVILSLNKNYDKLTLGGLFGYQNSKVKYKDFYNGIKEKIDSYQFLLNAKYDFNEKFDLIGTLVYSTNKHKFDGSNIISYNWINDAEYTSNIFDIETRLGYKYLFTNGYIKPYLGIGVLNLKEGAINKIGAKKTSETALNSVLGIYGVAELNKIDLYGNVEYRQKYGKNSYHNKRDVDLTTKIDALNYKKTTVNANIGLRYKITDMFDINTSYGLNNLKNNIIKIGIGIQY, encoded by the coding sequence ATGAAAAAGAGATTATTACTAGGAATTGTTTTATTAGGTATAAATTCATTTTCTAAAATGACAATAACATCGTACAATAACGGATCATCAGTATCAAATGGATCATTAACTGAAGCAGGTCATAATTTTTCAGGCATTGTTCAGTTTTTAGGAAATCAAGGCGGAACATATGTAATAAAATTAGACAGTGGAACTAAAATAGAAACAGGAACAAGATTTGATTTAGATCCAAATACAACTATTACAATAGAAGGAGCGAATGGTACAATAGGAACAATAGTAAATGGAAGCAGTGCCTATCCAGTAGGAGCACCAGTTTCTACAAAACATTATTACTTTTGGCAAGATTTAGATGAAAATTCTGCTACTTTACCAGAATCTGGAGTATTAAATGGTAATTTATACACTCCATCTGTTATATCTAGATCAAATAACGCCAGCACTGCTATTACTCACGTAACGACAAACGTTTTACCGCCAAATACAGCCTCAACAACTACACCAGGTATTTCAACACCGACTCCAAGCACACCTTCAACAGGAACAACTCCAATAACAGGAAATGTAGCACCTTCAAATAAAAGAAAAAAAGTTTTAGTAATTCCAAGATCACGTGTTGATTTAGATTTAGTAGAAAATGCTAAAATGACTATGATAAAAAATGTTGAGAAAAAAATAGAAAAAGGAGAATGGGATTTAAATATTGAATATGTAGGTGGAGTAGGAACTAAATATACCGATAAAACACATGATACTTTACAATATAATGGAAAGAGTAATGGAGTTATTCTTTCTTTGAATAAAAATTATGATAAACTAACATTAGGAGGCTTATTTGGATATCAAAATTCAAAAGTAAAATATAAAGATTTTTATAACGGAATAAAAGAAAAAATTGATTCATACCAATTTTTATTGAATGCAAAATATGATTTTAATGAGAAATTTGATTTAATAGGAACTCTAGTATATTCTACAAATAAACATAAATTTGATGGAAGTAATATTATTTCGTATAATTGGATAAATGATGCAGAATATACTTCAAATATATTCGACATTGAAACAAGATTAGGATATAAATATCTATTTACAAATGGATATATAAAACCATATTTAGGTATCGGAGTATTAAATCTTAAAGAAGGAGCAATTAATAAAATAGGAGCTAAAAAAACCTCTGAAACAGCGTTAAATAGTGTATTAGGTATTTATGGTGTAGCAGAGTTAAACAAAATAGATTTGTATGGAAATGTAGAATATAGACAAAAATATGGGAAGAATTCGTATCATAATAAACGAGATGTCGACTTAACAACAAAAATTGATGCTTTAAACTATAAAAAAACAACAGTCAATGCCAATATTGGATTAAGATATAAAATTACAGATATGTTTGATATAAATACTTCATATGGATTAAATAATCTAAAAAATAATATAATAAAAATAGGTATTGGAATTCAATACTAA